Proteins encoded within one genomic window of Streptomyces profundus:
- a CDS encoding PQQ-binding-like beta-propeller repeat protein, whose protein sequence is MADGGLADHGTGTPEGYRLSAEGPGGAPPGMRRHWAWQVTTGTTVGLTVVAQDTAVVEAHRQWVRHEARVARAIGPAARRALVADDPDAPLPWLVTAPATGPSLADAIGGRGALPAAGIRELGVALAHALRPLHDEGVGHGALSSATVELTDEGPVPHTGCGLLHPVGAAPTPDGDVGDLAALLLEAAGGPRALPPELAAFLTGCAEDAGGRPGVGEVADRLADALPGEFAWPGAADAAAPGEGRGALAGPPPADGASDLRAAPDDPDSATSYRLPAPAPLPPTPATVPPVPRGSEGAPPGDDQRTTWSAPVSPAGPPAPDRGAAPEKAPSRRALLGVAAAAGAVGALTGAAGVAGWVVGRGGGSRALFSPYPEPRPLPSGVAPAPVWRYDAPGESPFSPRVQESGTVLVSSTNRMTGLDLATGEELWTRGDLGVDASLLQDVAPMRLGEDRMAFLHRGELVVIDTETGARVWTDTRYLPEDPDYVGHRIDHVHWDAEDGQTLLLWTRTVKDDVGDTHGIALYDAAEREERWHVPVPMDASDALFFVHGESVHTVSVVDGGFRHASYRLRDGQEEQVRALDDVMTFSWLTPLENRGLLISGLEGDIQVHDAVTLDLRWERPIGTAESRLGNPRVEILRFDGEEREVLLVNDRDTQVIALDLGSGEELWRAALRDESAYAGIIHPRMALSPSGSTLLVGGLEVMALDARTGTVQWAFRHAERADLATYSVFAGPDAMLVWDGTTAFGLPVE, encoded by the coding sequence ATGGCGGACGGCGGTCTCGCCGATCACGGGACGGGGACCCCCGAGGGTTACCGGCTGTCGGCGGAGGGCCCCGGAGGGGCCCCGCCCGGCATGCGGCGCCACTGGGCGTGGCAGGTGACGACGGGAACGACGGTGGGTCTGACCGTGGTGGCCCAGGACACGGCGGTCGTGGAGGCCCACCGGCAGTGGGTCAGGCACGAGGCGCGGGTGGCTCGGGCGATCGGGCCCGCCGCGCGGCGCGCTCTGGTCGCGGACGATCCCGACGCCCCGCTGCCGTGGCTGGTGACGGCCCCCGCCACCGGCCCCTCGCTGGCGGACGCCATCGGTGGCCGGGGGGCGCTCCCGGCGGCGGGGATACGGGAGTTGGGGGTGGCGCTCGCGCACGCGTTGCGTCCGCTCCACGACGAGGGGGTCGGCCATGGCGCGCTGTCGAGCGCCACGGTGGAGCTGACGGACGAGGGCCCCGTACCCCACACGGGGTGCGGTCTGCTGCACCCCGTGGGTGCGGCGCCGACGCCCGACGGGGATGTCGGGGATCTCGCGGCCCTGCTGCTTGAGGCGGCGGGCGGCCCGCGGGCGCTGCCGCCGGAGCTCGCGGCGTTCCTGACCGGCTGTGCGGAGGACGCGGGTGGGCGTCCCGGGGTCGGCGAGGTGGCGGACCGGCTGGCCGACGCGCTGCCGGGGGAGTTCGCCTGGCCGGGGGCGGCCGACGCCGCCGCCCCTGGAGAAGGGCGGGGCGCTCTTGCCGGGCCCCCGCCCGCTGACGGAGCGTCCGACCTCCGGGCGGCGCCCGACGACCCGGACTCCGCCACCAGTTACCGGCTGCCAGCGCCGGCTCCCCTCCCGCCGACGCCGGCGACGGTGCCGCCCGTTCCCCGGGGAAGCGAGGGGGCGCCGCCCGGCGACGACCAGCGGACCACGTGGAGCGCCCCGGTCTCCCCCGCCGGACCGCCGGCGCCCGACCGGGGTGCGGCTCCCGAGAAGGCGCCGTCCCGGCGCGCGCTGCTCGGGGTCGCCGCCGCGGCGGGCGCCGTGGGCGCGTTGACGGGCGCGGCGGGCGTGGCGGGCTGGGTGGTCGGCCGGGGCGGCGGGAGCCGGGCGCTGTTCTCGCCCTACCCGGAGCCCCGTCCCCTTCCCTCGGGCGTCGCCCCGGCGCCGGTCTGGCGCTATGACGCGCCCGGTGAGTCCCCGTTCAGCCCCCGGGTCCAGGAGAGCGGGACGGTGCTGGTGTCGAGCACCAACCGGATGACGGGGCTCGACCTCGCCACCGGCGAGGAGCTGTGGACACGCGGTGATCTGGGGGTGGACGCCAGCCTGCTCCAGGACGTGGCGCCCATGAGGCTCGGGGAGGACCGGATGGCGTTTCTCCACCGGGGCGAGCTGGTGGTGATCGACACCGAGACCGGGGCGCGGGTGTGGACCGACACCCGGTATCTGCCGGAGGATCCCGACTATGTGGGGCATCGGATCGACCATGTCCACTGGGACGCCGAGGACGGGCAGACGCTCCTGCTGTGGACGCGGACGGTCAAGGACGACGTCGGCGACACGCACGGCATCGCCCTGTACGACGCCGCCGAGCGGGAGGAACGCTGGCATGTACCCGTGCCGATGGACGCCTCGGACGCGCTGTTCTTCGTCCACGGCGAGTCGGTGCACACGGTCAGCGTCGTCGACGGCGGCTTCCGTCATGCCTCGTATCGGCTGCGGGACGGTCAGGAGGAGCAGGTCCGCGCTCTCGACGATGTGATGACGTTCAGCTGGCTGACCCCGCTTGAGAACCGCGGTCTGCTGATCAGCGGACTGGAGGGCGACATCCAGGTCCATGACGCGGTCACGCTCGACCTGCGGTGGGAGCGGCCGATCGGCACGGCGGAGTCCCGGCTCGGCAACCCCCGGGTGGAGATCCTGCGTTTTGACGGGGAGGAACGCGAAGTCCTGTTGGTCAACGACCGGGATACGCAGGTCATCGCGCTCGACCTCGGCTCCGGTGAGGAGCTGTGGCGCGCCGCGCTGCGGGACGAGAGCGCCTATGCCGGGATCATCCACCCGCGCATGGCGCTCAGCCCGTCCGGGTCGACCCTCCTGGTCGGGGGTCTTGAGGTGATGGCGCTGGACGCGCGTACCGGCACGGTCCAGTGGGCCTTCCGGCACGCGGAGCGCGCCGACCTGGCCACGTACTCGGTGTTCGCTGGGCCCGACGCGATGCTGGTCTGGGACGGCACGACGGCCTTCGGCCTTCCGGTGGAGTGA
- a CDS encoding protein kinase domain-containing protein has product MPDDIAPTTPDDPAALGPYRLVGVLGAGGMGKVYLARRRSGPRPRPVAVKVLLPEVAHDEELVRRFAREAVAASAVRGARVARVVGHGTDGQPWIATEYLAGPSLAAHLGRHGPLPTAALRQLAAELAAALDDVHRAGLVHRDLKPANIVVTATGPRLIDFGIARPEYGMTLTTAGIPATPGYAAPEQLTGRRAGPAADVFALGAVLVIAGTGHPAFPATDVHWANYQVVHGEPELDGVPAELRSVIAACLAKEPGDRPAPRDLLGLADGVAAPGFWTVEPVAGDIAARARAARTAIRGGGRTGTATGPTRRRALGVAGAALVAAGGAAWWRGGPNDDAATGGLDSDAAPLTDYQPGLAPDPYWTREDLAEEGPAPLPAGDVVLAAAASGGLAAFGVVDGAPVWSDESALPASGMAAGGAGRTELVLVATANDEVRALRSTDGTTLWSSSVAVESILTADTETGLVLATDGTLTALDLRTGEERWRAATALAGERPGAALHEGTVLLATADRLAAYDAADGGVRWSRDGRFADTAGAPAVIDGRVVVGGESLLALEVGEGGEAWSLPGQGAEWRQPVAADDGVCAVHGWDLVRVTAADGEQLWSARLDVEDELPPEPPVWEGASVWTTLGGPGTKGVSTWLAHNGTSLWAVSDGRRGQWRLAGSGYRVFLLRAGQLMAMPVP; this is encoded by the coding sequence GCCCGCCGCCGCTCGGGCCCGCGACCGCGACCGGTCGCGGTCAAGGTGCTGCTGCCCGAGGTCGCGCACGACGAGGAGCTCGTGCGCCGGTTCGCGCGTGAGGCGGTCGCGGCCTCGGCGGTGCGCGGCGCCCGTGTCGCGCGGGTCGTCGGCCATGGCACGGACGGTCAGCCCTGGATCGCCACCGAGTACCTGGCGGGCCCCTCGCTCGCCGCGCACCTCGGGCGGCACGGCCCCCTGCCCACGGCCGCCCTGCGGCAGCTCGCCGCCGAACTCGCCGCCGCTCTCGACGACGTCCACCGCGCGGGTCTGGTGCACCGGGACCTCAAACCCGCCAACATCGTGGTGACCGCCACGGGTCCACGTCTGATCGACTTCGGTATCGCCCGGCCCGAGTACGGGATGACCCTGACCACCGCCGGCATCCCGGCCACGCCGGGATACGCGGCCCCCGAGCAGCTGACGGGCCGTCGGGCCGGTCCCGCCGCCGACGTGTTCGCGCTGGGCGCGGTGCTGGTCATCGCCGGCACCGGGCATCCCGCGTTCCCCGCCACCGATGTGCACTGGGCGAACTACCAGGTCGTGCACGGCGAACCCGAGCTGGACGGGGTGCCCGCCGAGCTGCGTTCCGTCATCGCCGCGTGCCTGGCCAAGGAGCCGGGCGACCGCCCGGCCCCCCGTGATCTGCTCGGCCTGGCCGACGGGGTGGCGGCCCCCGGGTTCTGGACCGTGGAGCCGGTGGCCGGGGATATAGCCGCCCGCGCGCGGGCCGCGCGGACCGCGATCCGCGGCGGCGGGCGCACCGGTACGGCCACAGGTCCGACGCGGCGCCGCGCGCTGGGGGTCGCGGGCGCCGCCCTGGTGGCCGCCGGTGGCGCCGCGTGGTGGCGCGGCGGGCCGAACGACGACGCGGCCACCGGCGGCCTGGACTCGGACGCGGCCCCGCTGACGGACTACCAGCCGGGTCTGGCGCCCGACCCCTACTGGACGCGGGAGGATCTGGCGGAGGAAGGCCCGGCGCCGCTGCCCGCCGGGGACGTCGTCCTGGCCGCCGCGGCCTCCGGTGGCCTGGCGGCGTTCGGGGTGGTGGACGGTGCGCCGGTGTGGTCGGACGAGTCGGCGCTGCCCGCCTCGGGGATGGCGGCCGGCGGCGCGGGGCGCACGGAGCTGGTGCTGGTCGCCACCGCGAACGACGAGGTGCGGGCGCTGCGTTCCACCGACGGGACGACGCTGTGGAGCAGCTCGGTCGCGGTGGAATCGATCCTCACCGCCGACACGGAGACGGGCCTCGTCCTGGCCACCGACGGCACCCTGACCGCACTCGACCTGCGGACCGGCGAGGAGCGGTGGCGGGCGGCGACCGCGCTGGCCGGCGAGCGGCCGGGGGCGGCACTCCACGAAGGCACGGTGCTCCTGGCCACCGCCGACCGGCTGGCCGCCTACGACGCGGCCGACGGCGGCGTCCGCTGGAGCCGGGACGGGCGCTTCGCCGACACCGCGGGCGCGCCGGCCGTCATCGACGGACGGGTCGTGGTCGGTGGGGAGAGCCTGCTCGCGCTGGAGGTCGGGGAGGGGGGCGAGGCGTGGTCCCTGCCCGGGCAGGGCGCCGAATGGCGACAGCCGGTCGCCGCCGACGACGGGGTGTGCGCCGTCCATGGCTGGGATCTGGTCCGGGTCACCGCGGCCGACGGCGAGCAGCTGTGGTCGGCGCGGCTGGACGTCGAGGACGAGCTGCCCCCCGAGCCGCCGGTGTGGGAGGGCGCCAGCGTCTGGACCACGCTGGGTGGTCCGGGCACGAAGGGCGTCTCGACCTGGCTGGCGCACAACGGCACTTCGCTGTGGGCCGTCTCCGACGGGCGCCGCGGCCAGTGGCGTCTCGCGGGCTCCGGCTATCGTGTCTTCCTGCTGCGCGCTGGGCAGTTGATGGCCATGCCCGTCCCCTGA
- a CDS encoding protein kinase domain-containing protein has translation MRRQPEHRAGGPRPLTAADPALVGGWTPLARLGAGGAGVVYLARDDQTRLAALKVPHRDDAESLLRLASEARTLELLDAAGTLVRGVPGRLDAALEGPAPHLATTYLPGPTLRRCVESAGPLPEPALRRCAVSLVDTVLGLHATGTVHRDVKPSNVLLTADGPRLVDFGIARASGTAPPATPSGPEGSPGYTPPERGEAVTDEAEDVFGCAATLAFAATGRDPFGIGTPDELAYRVRHSAPDLTGAPAAVRAVLEAGLAADPAARPSLAELGSLLGEAGPLVEVLPASARQELRAFADTDWARLPPLRDAPPASSDPRRRALLLGAAGFGGVAATGFAGHLLGRRARSASTPRLSFAPAAASDISARERWARAAEVPPVGRAVLADGAIFVPGLLSSAFDGRTGELLWSRRGLVGNAPVAVDEGRLLAHHQMVGGGGQQLGLTQTRTGRSWASRPLGIALRTMRATPVVGSRGAVLFVTGLDPSADPEEAEAERRPLLAYDTAGDEVLWSTTFPAVGGDEVAGAVSDGVVLVLAADSVHGFDADSGAELWTRELGAELTDDSWTGMPSRRVVTDGAGRAAVTGRGILVLNAADGSTIWSVEPDSDPDLAEASEENETDGMALYGAAAFAGDSLFLAEARWGVRALATADRSALWQWEAEDPFVSPPAGCLAAGGLVFPPAGQFDTAVTALDAATGEVAWHLRDGEATGGDPQLLADDTGVYLLRNDRLRALAL, from the coding sequence ATGCGACGACAGCCCGAGCACCGCGCCGGCGGTCCGCGTCCCCTGACGGCCGCCGACCCCGCCCTGGTGGGCGGCTGGACGCCGCTGGCCCGCCTGGGCGCCGGCGGCGCCGGGGTCGTCTATCTGGCGAGGGACGACCAAACGCGCCTGGCCGCGCTGAAGGTTCCGCACCGCGACGACGCGGAGTCGCTGCTCCGTCTCGCCTCGGAGGCCAGGACGTTGGAGCTGCTGGACGCCGCCGGCACCCTGGTGCGCGGGGTGCCGGGGCGACTGGACGCGGCCCTCGAAGGGCCCGCCCCGCACCTCGCCACCACCTACCTGCCGGGGCCCACGCTGCGCCGCTGCGTCGAGAGCGCCGGCCCCCTGCCGGAACCGGCCCTGCGGCGCTGTGCGGTGTCCCTGGTCGACACCGTGCTCGGGCTGCACGCCACGGGGACCGTCCACCGGGACGTCAAGCCGTCCAACGTGCTTCTCACGGCCGACGGGCCCCGGCTGGTGGACTTCGGGATCGCCAGGGCCAGTGGCACCGCGCCCCCCGCGACACCGTCGGGGCCCGAAGGGTCCCCCGGGTACACCCCGCCCGAGCGCGGGGAGGCCGTGACCGACGAGGCGGAGGACGTCTTCGGCTGCGCGGCGACGCTCGCGTTCGCGGCCACGGGGCGGGACCCGTTCGGCATCGGCACCCCCGACGAACTGGCGTACCGCGTCCGGCACTCGGCGCCCGACCTGACGGGAGCGCCGGCCGCCGTGCGCGCGGTGCTGGAGGCGGGGCTCGCCGCCGACCCGGCGGCGCGGCCCTCCCTTGCCGAGCTGGGTTCCCTGCTGGGGGAGGCGGGTCCGCTGGTCGAGGTGCTGCCGGCGTCCGCGCGGCAGGAGTTGCGGGCGTTCGCCGACACCGACTGGGCGCGCCTCCCGCCCCTGCGCGACGCGCCACCGGCGTCGTCCGACCCTCGGCGGCGCGCGCTGCTCCTCGGGGCGGCCGGCTTCGGCGGCGTGGCCGCGACCGGGTTCGCCGGGCATCTGCTCGGGCGGCGGGCGAGGTCGGCGTCCACTCCCCGGCTGTCCTTCGCCCCGGCGGCGGCGTCCGATATCAGCGCCAGGGAGCGGTGGGCCAGGGCGGCTGAGGTGCCGCCCGTCGGCCGGGCCGTGCTGGCCGACGGCGCGATCTTCGTCCCCGGGCTGCTCAGCAGCGCGTTCGACGGACGCACCGGGGAACTCCTGTGGTCGCGTCGGGGCCTGGTGGGCAATGCCCCCGTCGCGGTGGACGAGGGGCGGCTGCTGGCGCATCACCAGATGGTGGGCGGTGGCGGGCAGCAGCTGGGCCTCACCCAGACGCGGACCGGGCGGAGTTGGGCGTCCCGGCCGCTGGGCATCGCGCTGCGCACGATGAGAGCGACGCCGGTGGTGGGGAGCAGGGGGGCGGTGCTGTTCGTGACCGGTCTCGACCCGTCGGCGGATCCGGAGGAGGCGGAGGCCGAACGCCGTCCGCTGCTGGCGTACGACACGGCGGGTGACGAGGTGCTCTGGAGCACGACGTTCCCCGCGGTCGGCGGGGACGAGGTGGCCGGCGCGGTGTCGGACGGCGTCGTCCTGGTGCTGGCCGCGGACTCGGTGCACGGGTTCGACGCCGACAGCGGCGCGGAGCTGTGGACGCGTGAGCTCGGCGCCGAGCTGACGGACGACTCCTGGACGGGGATGCCGTCGCGGCGGGTGGTGACCGACGGCGCCGGCCGCGCCGCGGTCACCGGCCGGGGCATTCTGGTGTTGAACGCCGCTGACGGCTCGACGATCTGGTCGGTCGAGCCCGACTCGGACCCGGACCTCGCGGAGGCGAGCGAGGAGAACGAGACGGACGGGATGGCGCTCTACGGCGCGGCGGCGTTCGCCGGCGACTCGCTGTTCCTCGCGGAGGCGCGCTGGGGGGTGCGCGCGTTGGCCACGGCGGACCGCTCGGCGCTCTGGCAGTGGGAGGCGGAGGACCCCTTCGTCTCGCCGCCGGCCGGGTGCCTCGCCGCCGGCGGTCTGGTGTTCCCGCCCGCCGGACAGTTCGACACGGCGGTGACGGCGCTGGACGCGGCGACCGGCGAGGTCGCCTGGCACCTGCGGGACGGCGAGGCGACCGGCGGCGACCCCCAACTCCTCGCCGACGACACGGGGGTGTACCTCCTGCGCAACGACCGCCTCCGCGCGCTCGCGCTGTGA